TTTTGTTTTACAGGGCCTTTGATACCGCAGTCCAAGCAAAACATCCCATCAACTTTTCTATAGTTAGAATAAATGTAATATCCTACTACTGTTGATACTATTGTTGAAAACCCAATTACGGGACCGAGGTATACAAAACATAAAATGATAACAACCGTAACTACTGGAGAGATAAGTAACCCTAGCAAAAATTTTTTCATGCTTACAATTCCTTTCGAATAAAAGAAAGCATATATATTCAAAGCGTGATTTTTCTTTGGTTTTTCTGAGTCCGGGCGGGGGCTCCAATTCCGCGGCTCATCTAATTGACTATTATTTCTGCGTATCAAACCATAATTCTGCTATATCTATCTTGTCCCAGTTTCCACTCATATACCCCAACCCTCTAGTTTTACTCTCTAAAACATTTTCTATCACCCTGAATAGGGCCTCCCCATTCCCAATTTCGCACTAACTTTGGTTTCAGTTTATCCCTTGCTCTCCCTCACCGGTTTTTTATCGCCAGCCAAGACTCTTTCTCACACACTTCTCCACTTACTATCAACCACAAATAACCCAAAAAGCCAACTCTCAAGGTCACCAAAACGAGAATAGCTTTATCTAAAGCGCTGAATTGTGGGATATGAAGGTGTGAAAGGAGCATAAGGGGTCGTAAACTGAAAATGTGAAAATGACAGGTTCTCTATATAAGTTAAATAAAAGAATAAAGCATTGCAACAGCTTACATGATTTTGCAGCCATTGGATTCTTGCCGGGTAACATCTCTTAAGATTCATCAATCGGCAAATGCGTGTCCTTAAGCCGGTTTTCGTAAACAAAACAGTACAATACTCTTAAAAGGTCGCAGCAATATTCTTATATATAGTAATGCACAACCGTGAAGATCCCTGCCCACCCCCTTTTTCATCACAGGCAGATCGCCATTTACTAGATCGGGGGCATTCTTCTAAATAGTTCCACAGTAGCTCAGGGGAATTCTCACTCAGACCCGAAACACCATAGTGGAGTTTTTGTTTAAGGTAAAAAAGCTATCCGAGCGTTAGGAAGAACAGTGAGCATTCTCAATCGATGCGCTTATTGTCCGATCTCAGTAATTTGACCAATCAGTCTCAAGTTATTTGACCGGTCCGTTCCTCTCTCCGTTTCCATTTTTTTCAAAATAGTTTTTTTGTGGTGTTACCCGGTCAAATTTCTTGAGATTTTACAGTCTTTCCACGCATAGACTGGTATCCTTTTATGTTGAATTTGTATGCAGTGCTTACTAACCTGTCACATGTTGCGTCTGCTGGGACACTCCAAACTGGACACCACTAAACGCAAGGTAACGACACTCTGTGCAGGAAACAACTGGGTGAGTATGCGCTGGCTGCAAAAGAAACACTCACCTGTTGGTGGGAGCAGATACTGGAGAGAACGGAAAAACATCCACTGATATGTTCAAAATGTAATGCCGGGTTATTACAACTGGTCTTTATATTGCCTCCGGGCAGGAGGTCTGTAATGGTAACATAGGAGTGAAATGTGCGATAGTTAGTATGTAATGATGCTGATATAAATGTGCATCTATGAATGCCTGTAGGTGTGCTATACCAAAATTGAGTATTTTATTACTTTATGGGAGAGATGTGTTGATGGAAATCGGCGTATGCAGTCTATTGTTTAAGATAAAGTTGCTTGTCTCACGACTGAACCCCCCGGAATCCCAGAAGAAGCTCTGAATACTTTTTCCTATAAATAATATAACAGAGAGTGCCTGGCCTGAGCTCTTCGTTCAACAGGTTTTTTCTGCATCTTGAATGCAGAAAAAACACTAGATGTTGTGCTGCTGTAAAACTGGCACTTCAATTTCTGCCGCCACTCTTATTTCTTTTCTGTTCTAATCGCTTTATCAAGTTCAAATTTAACGCTTCTTGTTAAGGAGTCAATGCGTTATATTTTTTCCAATATTTCTTCTGAACGGCTAATAGAAGACATATATTCTTTTGATCCTTTTTCTATCTCTAAAAGATTATTATTTATTGCTTTTAGTTCAAAAACAACTTCATTTATTCTTTCTGTGTTTTTTATATAGTCAAACGTATAAAAAATAAAACCACTCAATCCGACAGTTGCTGTAAATTTAAACAAGTTCCAAGCTTGACTATAAGCTTTTGGTCTCTTCATTGAATTCTTTTCGCTTATATATTTAAAGTTTCTTAGGTAAAAGGTGTATATTTTGGAAAATAGGTTCGAATCACCTTCGATTGCAGTTATACGCATATAGTAAACGTGTAATTTTCAATGCCTTTTTAAATAAGATTTATTAAGTAGCTTTTTGGGGTTTTTTATATAATCAATTTCTATTCTATCCTCAATTGGCCTTAACCCCTTCCGTAAGTGCAGGAAATAAGGAGACCATAACGTTATCATTGTCAATCTAGCAATAACGAAGTGTAACTCCATATTTTGTTAATGTTTTATTTTGAACACCATCTAGACTAAACAATATTTTGTTATCGAAAGGGTGGCAACCCCAAAAAACCTCAAAAACTCTATTGTCAGTTCCTCCATTCCTGCCTTTAGGAACTACATTTAAGATATAAAGTTCATCATATCGTTTTGTTTCTGAAGTTTTATTATTAAACGATTCGAATATCGTTTTAGAACTTTCTAGAAATGTCTTGAATGCTTGGTATTTTTTTCGTGTATTCATATCTTTTGGTCCTTAAAATCATTCAGTCAATTCTGTATTCCTGTTCCGATTCCGTGGCGGCTCTTATTTCCGTGCCAGTTTTATTGCGCACAACGTTCCGCAAAACAGCCGAAGTGCCTGTGTTGCGCCCGCGGCAGGCATTTTGGCTTTTTGCTGTTTGTGGATGTAAGCCGGAACACTACCATAGTGTAATGTCTTTCAGCCAGTTCTCCTTTTCTATTGGCGGCGCTCCCTTACAATAATGCGTTTTCTACAAATTCATATCTCACGTCAAGACTTCAAATTTCTGTATGTGCCCCCAATCCAGCGGGTCGCTAAGCACAAACTTCAATCCAGAACGGCCAAGGAACTCTTCGACCACACGCAGCCCTTCGGCGAATGTCAGACGATAGCGTCTGAACCTGCTTAGTTCGCTGCATGGTTTGTTTCTTCAAGGTAATTAAAATGCCAAACAGCTTGCCTGTTGTATCATTGCTGTTTTCACATCTTGGCCCGATTTTCGCTAATGATAAAAGGGGTGATCTTCAGAAAAGGAGCAGGTGTTGACTAATTTTTACAGATCCCTGCTTTAATATGGTAAAAAAGATTCTTGCGAAAGGAATTTACCAGAGAGGAGCTCCGGCTGAGATGAAAAAAACCAAAATCGTTATCCTTTGGATTATAAGCCTTTTGCTTTTGCTATTTATCGTGCAGAACACCGCTCAGGTCCGTGCCCGTTTTTTCTGGTTTACGGCAGATGTTCCTGTGATAGTTCTTTTGGTGTTTGCCGCGACCGGTGGTTTTATTTGCGGAATTCTCGTTGCTTTAGCCATAGAAAGCAGAGCAACGGAAAGCAAACAGTAACAGGGCAATAATATACAAGAGCCTTCATACTTACAAAAAACCTGGATATTTTTATGCGTTTAGTACTGATTAATCCTTGCAATCCATTGGTGAGCACTGTCAAAACCCGTGAAAATCGCTGGAACAAATATGTCATGTGGAAGCCCCTGGGACTACTGGTGCTGGCCGGCCTCACTCCAGACGATTGGGAAATTACGGTGATCGATGAGAATCTGGTTGTTCCGGACTATGAAAAGTTGCCCTCGCCTGATCTCGTCGGCATTACCGCTTTTACCTCGCAGGCGCCCCGTGCATATGAGATCGCCGGCGGGTTCCGCGACCGCAGAATACCAGTGGTCATGGGTGGTATTCATGCCAGCATGTGCACCAGCGAAGCTTTGGAGCGCGTTGATGCAGTGGTTAAAGGTGAGGCCGAGAGTGTCTGGGCAGAGGTTCTGAAGGATTGTCGCAACGGCACACTGAAAAGGCTTTATGAAGGCGCAAAGCTTGACCTTGCCGGAGTGCCTGCTGCGCGACATGATTTATTGTCAAAAGGATACCGCATCGGTTCAATCCAGACATCACGCGGTTGCCCTCTCGCATGCAGTTTCTGCAGTGTTACTACTTTTAATGGCGGGAAATTCAGGCGCCGGCCGGTTGAAAACGTTATTCAGGAATTTCGGATGATCCGGGAAAAATACGTCCTGATTGTAGATGACAATCTAATCGGAACGCGCAAAGACCACTTGGAAGACACAAAGAACCTTTTACGGGAGATGATTGCGGCGAAACTGCGCAAAAAGTGGATCGCGCAGGTCACCATCAATATGGCAGACGACCAGGAGCTGATTACTCTGGCAAGAAAAGCAGGATGTATCGGCGTTTTTATCGGTTTCGAATCGGTTTCTGCGCAAGGGCTATCGGAAATCAGCAAGAAATTCAACATACGGCACAACCGGGTTATGAGGGATTCTGTACGGCGTATTCAAAATCACGGTATCAGCGTGCTGGGGTCATTTATTCTCGGGCTTGATGTCGATGATAAAGGCAGTGGCAAACAAATCGCTCAAACAGCCCGTGCTTACGCGCTGGATATTCTGAATTTGATGATTCTCACACCGCTTCCAGGCACGCAACTGTGGAAAACCATGGAAGCAGAGGGCCGTATACTAACCGGGAATTTCCCATGTGACTGGAAATATTTTACACTCACCTTGCCGGTTGCCAGATATAAAAAGATGTCATGGAAGGAGATTGTAGCTGAAAGAGAAAGCTGCTACCGTGATTTCTATTCTTATGCCGGTATTCTACGCCGGGTGATCCGCAGCTTCCTGCACCGGGGAAAAGCATCGGTAGTATTGATAAGTAATCTGGTTCTTCGAACGAACTCTTTGCGTCTCGACCGTGTGGCATATGCAGATTTGGATTTAATACGAGACAGGGATCTTCAATGAACACCAGGCAAAAACGATCCCTTAAAATCAGAAATTGTGTTGGCACTCATCATCCGCGATTCAGAAATCACTACCGCTTTGAAGGGCAGGCTGTAATGGGTTTTGCGTGCTCAGAATGAGATGCATCTTAGAAGAAGAACGATACTTCCTTTATACAGGATAAATTTATGTCTGGAAAACCACTGATACTTCGAGGAAATCCAATCTCGCCGGGTCTGGCAGAAGGGAAAATCCATGTACACCGGACTTTGCTGGGTAATTCATGGCAGAAACCAATCCCACACTCGGTCGCAGAGGTATCCGTTTACTTCGTGAGTATCCCGAATTGCTCACAATTCATTTGAAAGCCATATTGGAGCTGTCCCGGGAATTCGATGTCTCTGTGCTGGTTCCCATGGTAACTCTTCCGGATGATATAGCTGTAGATCGAAATCCAAAGGGAAATCAAGCAATGCGTCCGTGATTACGGTCCAGATACTATAACGCTCCTAATTGCAGTCACCTTTCTTGCATCTGTCAAAAAGGCCTCCTACGGCACGCAACAGCTCGTCATCATCCATTTTGGAAACTATTCCACAGACTCCGGCATTCAATGCGGTTTGCCTGTACAGGTCTATATCATGGCAGGTCACAACGAGCATGCAAAGATTCGGGTGTTGCGGCTTAAGCCTTCTTATCATCTCGATGCCGTCGATGCCGGGAAGGGATATATCCACCAGAACGATATCCGGGGCAAACGACGGTATTTCCCTGAGCGCTTGTTCCGCGTCCTCACTCTCACCTATGGCGGTGATCGAACTGAAATTTTTTCTCAATAATCGCTTTAGAATAAAGCGCATCGAATTGTCGTCTTCAACAATGTATACTTTCATAGAACCTTTTTAAGTAATCGTTAACAGTTCTGATGGGGTAAGGTCAGTGTTACGCGGGTACCCTGTCCCAGCGTGCTCTGTATTGCTAAATCGCCGCCAAACAGCCGCAGCCGCTCCCTGATACTCACAAGTCCCAGGTTAGTCCCTTCTGTTTCTTTCGCAAGTGCTTTCTGCGGATCGAAACCCTGTCCTTTATCGTTGATTGAAATTTCTATGTGCTTGTCCTCGCAACGCACTTCAGCCAAAGCTTGCGATACCCCCGCATGCTGCCTGACATTGTTCAACACCTCTCGAACCATCTGTGTGAGCATGATCTGCGTTTGATGCCGGATGTTGTCAACAGGGTCATGCATACGTAGCTCGACAGCTAAACCGTAGGCGGTATACACATGCGCTACAAGCCACTGTAGCGCCGAATCGAGCCCTTCGGAGTCAAGCACTGGCGGATTCAGTTCTATCGACAATGCCTTTGCCGTACTCAGCGCCTTTTCGAGCACCGCTATGCCTTCCGTCACATCGTCCCATTTTTCTGCAGCCCCGGTTCCCCAATGATCTCTGAGGTGCTGTTTGAACAGCATTCGTGAACCGGTGAGTTTCTGCAGGATATCCTCGTGCAGAACCCGGGAGAATTGTTTCCGCTCCCGCTGTTCGGCGAGTGTCAGTACCTTCGAAAACGCCCGAACCTGCTCGGTCCGTTGCACGACCAGCGATTCGAGATTTTCGTTGAGGATTCTGAGGCGATGTTCGCTTTCTTTGAGTGCAAGTTCTGCTTGTTTTGCGTCAGTGATATCCATCATGCCGACCCGCCATTCACTCCCTGCCGTGCCGCCTGCATCGGGTGCGCGTATAGTGTCCAGCCGCACATGGATAGTCTGTCTGTCGATAAGGCGGGTGAAACGGATATCCGCTGTTTGAGACGTCACCTGCCCCTGAATAACTTTGCGGATATACAGATAGCAGCTGTCCCGGTCTTCGGCAGCGGCAAGTGACGAGAGGCGCTTTCCCTGAATCTGCTCAACTGAGCGCTGCAGCATTGCACTGGCGGTCGCATTGACCCGTACGATCGTTTCATCGGCGTCAAGGGTCAGGTACCCCACAGGCGCATCCTCGTATAAATCGCGGTACTGCCCATGCGCCCGGGCAAGCTCGGTCTGGCTACCCCTGAGCTCCTCGACCATTATCTCCAGTTCCATCTGATGAATCTGCAGCTCCTGAACCAGTTCCTGTATTTCCGGGGCTGTCATCTTTGACACATCGTGCGGGGTATGCCCCAGTCGCTCTTCAGCTTTGCGGCGAAGAGTGAGCTTGTCATAACCTGCGGACCCACCTTGGTTTTCCTCACCGCTGCCAGTCTGCTGACAGGACAGCAGACGATCCTCCAGCTCGCGCCTGCTCATCGCCCGCAGCTCGGCATGGGACAATGATCCACGGGGTGGCTGCGAAGATTTTTCGGGAGTTTTCCCAGTCGTGTTGGTGTTTTTCTTTTTCTTCATCAATTCCGGATCCCAAACTTTTATCCGATCTACGATGTCCGATGATCGAACTACGAACTTATTCTTGCCTTTCCTTACTTCTGACTTCGCCCATCGCTCATCGCCATTCATCCCCTCCCTCTATCTTCACCCAAGCGTAAAGTAGAACGTCGCTCCCTTGCCAACTTCGCCTTCTGCCCATACCGTGCCGCCATGGCGGCTGATAACCCGCTGCACAATCGACAATCCGACACCGGTCCCGCCGTAATCTTTTTCGGCGTGGACACGCCTGAACGGGGCAAATATCTCTTCGGCAAACTGCTGCTTGAATCCTACCCCGTTGTCGCGAACGAAATAAACGGTTCGCCCCTCCTGTTCAAACGTTCCGAATTCGATGCGCGCAGTTTCCTTTTTGGAAGCAAATTTCCAGGCATTGCGCAGCAGGTTTTCCAGCGCCAGGTGCATCAGTCGCGGATCGGCTTGGGCGCGTATGTCGTTTGGTACCATGGCCTCCACGTTCAACTCCGGGTCAGCCGCGCGAAGCTCTTCCAGGTGATCGCGGATAATGGCGCTCAGATCGATCTCCTCGCGGGTTAGTTCCTGCCGGACAATACGGGACAATGTGAGCAGGTCATCAATAATTCGCTGCATCTTCCTGGTGCCGGCATCAATACGATGCATAAATTCCCGGCCCTGCTCATCAAAGCACTCAGCATAGTCCTCAAGCAGCAATCCGACAAAACCACTGACCGTGCGCAAAGGGCTGCGCAAGTCGTGGGACACGGAATAGGAAAATGATTCCAGATCCCGGTTGGCAACAGCGAGTTCCTCGGAGCGCCGTTTCAGCTCCTCCTGGGCCTTCTTTGCGATCGTAATATCGTTGCCGTCGATAAGAATCTCGGTACCCTGCTCACTCTCCCCGGGAACAGTAATTGCACTCCAGACGAAAAAGATCCTCCTGCCGTCCTTGCATAAGCCTTCGCTCTGCACTTCTCGGAACCTTTGCGGATCGGCGATGATTTGCCCAATAATTTCCGAACTGTCGGTGCCGTAAGAATCCACAATCGGCACAATCGTGCCAACAAACGGCTTCCCGATTACTTCGTCGCGCGAATAACCGAATACCTTCTCGCTGAACGCGTTGAAGAATGATATGCGCCCGCCGGCATCGATGCCGATAATAAAGCTGTATATCTCCTCCACAAGTCTGCGATACCTGGTTTCCGACTTGTCTAATTGTCGCAGCACCATCCTCTTTTCCGTCTGGTCTTCTATGGCCAGGAGGACATGAGATTTTTCAGCTCCATGCCCAAATGCGAGGCGACGTGCATTGAGCACCATGATCTTCTCGCCGATATCCTCGAATGTATGCTGCACCTCAAAGTCCTGGATTATGTTCTCTTGAGCGATGGTCTCTTCCAGAAGCGTACGCAGCCGTGGAATGTCCCATTGATGATTGCCAAGATCGTAGATAAACCGCCCTTGTGTTTCCTTCGGCGTTACCTCGAATTGGCGGAAAAAAGTCTTGTTCGCCGAAACAACCTTCAAATTCTCATCCAGTACAATAAGCGCCTCGTGAACAGTATCAACAATGCTTTCGGCATATTGGTATGCTTCTACACGCTCGGTTACATCACTGGCCGCACCGAACCATTCGTAGATGTCGCCCTTCTCATCAAGCAGCGGAACCGCCCGCGACAGGTTCCATCCCACCGTGCCGTCAGCCCGCAGTATCCGGTGCTCGAGCTGGTACATGGTTTTGGCAACGATGGCTTCGTTTATAGCCGACCAGACATGCGGCTGGTCTTCGGGCAGGATGTACTTGCGCATCCAGTGCGGGTCCGGCCCTCCCGTATCGGCCAGGATACCGGCCCCGTGAAGCTCGCGCATCTCTTTCCAGTCGGCGCTCATGCGAAAGATGACACCTGATGAGGCGGTGACCAGCGCGCGGTAACGCTCTTCACTCTGACGAAGCGCCTCCAGTGCCTGTTTGAGTTCGGTGATATCAATGAAGGTCACCACCACGCCGTCGATCACGCTTTCGGCGCTGCGATATGGCAGGATACGTATGAGATGCTGCCTGCCGTCGGGCGTCGCAACTTCATTCTCCCGTTTTTCCAAGGTATCGAGCACGTGACGGCAGTCGTCGAGCAGACCGTTTCGCTCAATCTTGAGCTGCAGTTCGCTGATCGGCCGGTCGATATCGGTGTCGCGAAGGCCGACAAACGAACGTGCCCTGGGGGTGTAGCGCTTCACGTGCAACTG
This genomic interval from Chitinispirillales bacterium ANBcel5 contains the following:
- a CDS encoding LapA family protein; its protein translation is MKKTKIVILWIISLLLLLFIVQNTAQVRARFFWFTADVPVIVLLVFAATGGFICGILVALAIESRATESKQ
- a CDS encoding ATP-binding protein; amino-acid sequence: MNGDERWAKSEVRKGKNKFVVRSSDIVDRIKVWDPELMKKKKNTNTTGKTPEKSSQPPRGSLSHAELRAMSRRELEDRLLSCQQTGSGEENQGGSAGYDKLTLRRKAEERLGHTPHDVSKMTAPEIQELVQELQIHQMELEIMVEELRGSQTELARAHGQYRDLYEDAPVGYLTLDADETIVRVNATASAMLQRSVEQIQGKRLSSLAAAEDRDSCYLYIRKVIQGQVTSQTADIRFTRLIDRQTIHVRLDTIRAPDAGGTAGSEWRVGMMDITDAKQAELALKESEHRLRILNENLESLVVQRTEQVRAFSKVLTLAEQRERKQFSRVLHEDILQKLTGSRMLFKQHLRDHWGTGAAEKWDDVTEGIAVLEKALSTAKALSIELNPPVLDSEGLDSALQWLVAHVYTAYGLAVELRMHDPVDNIRHQTQIMLTQMVREVLNNVRQHAGVSQALAEVRCEDKHIEISINDKGQGFDPQKALAKETEGTNLGLVSIRERLRLFGGDLAIQSTLGQGTRVTLTLPHQNC
- a CDS encoding response regulator transcription factor, whose amino-acid sequence is MKVYIVEDDNSMRFILKRLLRKNFSSITAIGESEDAEQALREIPSFAPDIVLVDISLPGIDGIEMIRRLKPQHPNLCMLVVTCHDIDLYRQTALNAGVCGIVSKMDDDELLRAVGGLFDRCKKGDCN
- a CDS encoding radical SAM protein, encoding MRLVLINPCNPLVSTVKTRENRWNKYVMWKPLGLLVLAGLTPDDWEITVIDENLVVPDYEKLPSPDLVGITAFTSQAPRAYEIAGGFRDRRIPVVMGGIHASMCTSEALERVDAVVKGEAESVWAEVLKDCRNGTLKRLYEGAKLDLAGVPAARHDLLSKGYRIGSIQTSRGCPLACSFCSVTTFNGGKFRRRPVENVIQEFRMIREKYVLIVDDNLIGTRKDHLEDTKNLLREMIAAKLRKKWIAQVTINMADDQELITLARKAGCIGVFIGFESVSAQGLSEISKKFNIRHNRVMRDSVRRIQNHGISVLGSFILGLDVDDKGSGKQIAQTARAYALDILNLMILTPLPGTQLWKTMEAEGRILTGNFPCDWKYFTLTLPVARYKKMSWKEIVAERESCYRDFYSYAGILRRVIRSFLHRGKASVVLISNLVLRTNSLRLDRVAYADLDLIRDRDLQ